One Ostrea edulis chromosome 2, xbOstEdul1.1, whole genome shotgun sequence genomic region harbors:
- the LOC125676498 gene encoding uncharacterized protein LOC125676498, whose amino-acid sequence MSDSSKINLIKEFGGDLEENLIKDLARGKTGKFNGDNLDIRVNTNDIRMSNRNKDYHFFASNFVIDRVIPDVSVEQVPVDLDASTPCVDKFVPNDSEISIYKDTLKVLLGRVMAEHISGFTWFSKVIPDHIHHIYEEEMAQPSKVHSLPLSLNNECSYEGCLHILQEYTEMINRWYRKAGRVNELDKLQVPVGGDQLTRVRFQGAKSLRAGCHTYQERFEQLHPMIIELFHTLQDFLEKMCKKFLKLNDGRDEGTLAHIKINIQRCNVNGNVKSRFKVYLLFN is encoded by the exons ATGTCAGATTCTTCAAAGATCAATTTAATCAAGGAATTTGGAGGTGATTTGGAGGAGAATTTGATTAAAGACTTGGCTCGAGGCAAGACTGGCAAGTTTAATGGGGACAACTTAGATATCAGAGTAAATACAAATGACATAAGGATGTCAAACAGAAACAAAGATTATCATTTTTTtgcatcaaattttgtcatagACAGAGTTATCCCTGATGTGTCCGTTGAACAGGTGCCAGTTGATTTGGATGCATCCACACCCTGTGTTGATAAATTTGTTCCTAATGACAGTGAAATTTCTATCTATAAAGACACTTTGAAAGTTTTGCTTGGGAGGGTAATGGCGGAGCATATTTCCGGATTCACATGGTTTTCAAAAGTAATTCCAGATCACATCCACCACATTTATGAAGAGGAGATGGCCCAACCTTCAAAAGTACACTCCTTACCACTTTCCTTGAACAATGAGTGTTCTTACGAAGGATGTCTTCATATACTCCAAGAATATACTGAAATGATCAACAGATGGTATCGCAAAGCAGGCAGAG TTAATGAGTTGGACAAACTGCAAGTGCCTGTTGGTGGAGACCAATTGACAAGAGTGAGGTTTCAAGGTGCTAAATCCTTGCGTGCAGGATGTCATACATATCAGGAACGTTTCGAACAACTTCATCCCATGATTATAGAATTGTTCCACACATTGCAGGATTTTTTGGAG AAAATGTGCAAGAAGTTTCTAAAGCTTAACGATGGAAGAGATGAAGGCACTTTGGCCCACATTAAAATTAATATTCAGAGATGTAATGTCAACGGAAATGTGAAAAGCAGATTCAAGGTATATTTACTgtttaattaa
- the LOC125673176 gene encoding uncharacterized protein LOC125673176: MKKFQMTALTDKPVHSNLPDNINNLHMKRKEEVFHMLMDEIVADIYIPFKSEEPKEINICVQVAGQILHVLSEIDEEYVTIPIVMNNALIHIKVPLTKVKEGCKVSINGVELKLKSVIENQGQQDDLYNYVNNYLQWYFVIMQLQDAIHEGDITRTNVVLKTMTPFFYSHSVLSKYFTECIDYILKTEIILPPSLSLQVRAGSFVNIHGGMGKNKAADMHKENEVKLLKDLIRGLGANKTEKSIIAMSKAAPVISSIANNFDTMLSMKKITTKHKKGLPQRTFRQ, from the exons atgaaaaaatttcaaatgactGCTTTGACTGATAAACCAGTACACAGCAATTTACCGGACAACATCAACAACCTTcacatgaaaagaaaagaagagGTTTTTCATATGCTTATGGATGAAATTGTTGCTGatatatatattccatttaAATCAGAG GAACCAAAGGAGATCAACATCTGTGTACAAGTTGCGGGCCAAATTCTGCACGTACTTTCTGAAATTGATGAAGAATATGTTACAATCCCAATCGTCATGAATAACGCATTAATTCATATCAAGGTTCCACTGACTAAAGTGAAAGAAGGCTGCAAAGTGAGCATAAATGGAGTTGAGCTGAAGCTCAAAAGTGTCATTGAAAACCAAGGACAACAAGATGATTTGTACAATTATGTTAACAATTATTTGCAGTGGTACTTTGTAATTATGCAACTGCAAGATGCAATTCATGAAGGTGACATTACCCGCACAAATGTGGTTTTGAAAACAATGACCCCATTTTTCTATTCCCATTCTGTTTTGTCGAAGTACTTCACAGAGTGCATAGACTACATTCtcaaaactgaaatcatcctgcCTCCAAGTCTGTCGCTTCAAGTCCGTGCAGGTTCTTTTGTGAACATTCATGGTGGCATGGGAAAAAACAAAGCGGCTGACATGCACAAAGAAAATGAAGTAAAGCTTCTAAAAGACCTTATACGAGGCTTAGGTGCTAATAAGACTGAAAAATCTATCATTGCAATGTCAAAGGCTGCACCTGTGATATCAAGCATTGCCAATAACTTTGATACCATGCTATCAATGAAAAAGATTActacaaaacacaaaaaaggTCTTCCACAGAGGACATTCAGGCAATAA